From one Mycobacterium colombiense CECT 3035 genomic stretch:
- a CDS encoding fumarylacetoacetate hydrolase family protein encodes MKWVTYQGDDGERVGVVSGDTIHPLPAGVTLLELIARGHDGLRQAGEEARRSPAGTVPLADVRLLAPIPRPPSIRDSLCFLDHMRNCQAALGAGRVLADSWYRIPAFYFACPATVLGPYDDAPTAPGSAWQDFELEIAAVIGTGGKDLTVEQAERAIIGYTIFNDWSARDLQQMESQLGIGQGKGKDSGVTLGPYLVTPDELEQYRHASDRGKLDLRVTALVNDAVIGTGSTAQMDWTFGEVISYASRGVTLHPGDVIGSGTVPTCTLVEHLNPAALESFPGWLHDGDVVTLQVQGLGETRQTVRASGAPFALAARPNPDAPAAAPRVNRAPARVPYTRGLHQVGDRVWAWTLPDGGYGWSNAGLVAGDGASLLVDTLFDLALTREMLTAMRPVTGSAPITDAVITHSNGDHTHGNQLLDTSVRIIAAHGTAEEIEHGMAPEMLAMAQTANLGPVATPYTRDRFGHFDFSNITLRNADQTFERNLSVEVGGRRIDVLNLGPAHTAADSVVHVPDAGVLFGGDLLFIGCTPIVWAGPIANWVAACDAMIALDAPTVVPGHGPVTDPDGIRAVRGYLVHVAEQAEAAYRRGLSWAEAADTIDLGEYATWLDAERVVVNVYQRYRELDPQTPQLEVMALLVMQAEWFAKRSA; translated from the coding sequence GTGAAATGGGTTACCTACCAAGGTGATGACGGCGAGCGTGTCGGGGTCGTCTCCGGCGACACCATCCACCCGCTGCCGGCGGGGGTGACGCTGCTCGAGCTGATCGCGCGAGGCCATGACGGCCTGCGGCAAGCGGGGGAGGAGGCGCGGCGCTCCCCGGCGGGCACGGTACCGCTCGCCGACGTGCGCCTGCTGGCGCCCATCCCGCGCCCGCCGTCGATCCGGGATTCCCTGTGCTTCCTCGACCACATGCGCAACTGCCAAGCCGCGCTGGGCGCCGGGCGGGTGCTCGCCGACAGCTGGTACCGAATCCCAGCGTTTTACTTCGCTTGTCCGGCAACCGTTTTAGGGCCCTACGACGACGCGCCGACGGCGCCCGGAAGCGCTTGGCAGGACTTCGAATTGGAGATCGCCGCGGTGATCGGTACCGGCGGTAAGGATCTCACGGTCGAACAGGCCGAACGGGCGATCATCGGCTACACCATCTTCAACGACTGGTCCGCCCGCGACCTGCAGCAGATGGAAAGCCAACTGGGCATCGGCCAGGGCAAGGGCAAGGACAGCGGCGTCACGCTGGGTCCCTACCTGGTGACCCCCGACGAACTCGAGCAGTACCGCCACGCCTCCGATCGCGGCAAGCTGGACCTGCGGGTCACCGCGCTGGTCAACGATGCCGTCATCGGAACCGGGTCGACCGCCCAGATGGACTGGACCTTCGGCGAGGTCATCTCCTACGCCTCGCGCGGGGTCACCCTGCACCCCGGCGACGTCATCGGCTCCGGAACGGTGCCCACCTGCACACTGGTCGAGCACCTCAATCCCGCTGCGCTGGAATCGTTTCCCGGCTGGCTGCACGACGGCGACGTCGTCACGCTCCAGGTCCAGGGTTTGGGGGAGACCCGGCAGACGGTCCGCGCGAGCGGCGCGCCCTTCGCGTTGGCCGCGCGGCCCAACCCGGACGCCCCGGCCGCCGCGCCCCGGGTCAACCGGGCGCCGGCCCGGGTGCCCTACACCCGCGGTCTGCATCAGGTCGGCGACCGGGTGTGGGCCTGGACGCTGCCGGACGGCGGCTACGGGTGGAGCAACGCCGGCCTGGTCGCCGGCGACGGCGCGTCCCTGTTGGTGGACACCCTGTTCGACCTGGCGTTGACCCGCGAGATGCTCACCGCGATGCGGCCCGTCACCGGGTCGGCGCCCATCACCGACGCGGTGATCACCCACTCCAACGGCGACCACACCCACGGCAACCAACTGCTCGACACGTCGGTGCGCATCATCGCCGCGCACGGCACCGCCGAGGAGATCGAGCACGGAATGGCGCCCGAGATGCTGGCCATGGCGCAGACCGCCAACCTAGGGCCGGTGGCGACACCGTACACGCGAGACCGCTTCGGGCACTTCGACTTCAGCAACATCACGCTGCGCAACGCCGACCAGACCTTCGAGCGCAACCTGTCCGTCGAGGTCGGCGGGCGGCGGATCGACGTGCTGAATCTGGGACCCGCGCACACCGCTGCCGACTCAGTGGTGCACGTGCCCGACGCGGGGGTGCTGTTCGGCGGCGACCTGCTGTTCATCGGCTGCACGCCCATCGTGTGGGCCGGCCCGATCGCCAACTGGGTCGCGGCGTGCGACGCGATGATCGCCCTGGACGCACCGACGGTGGTCCCCGGCCACGGACCCGTCACCGATCCGGATGGAATCCGGGCGGTGCGTGGCTATCTCGTGCACGTCGCCGAGCAGGCCGAGGCCGCCTACCGCCGGGGCTTGTCATGGGCCGAGGCCGCCGACACCATCGACCTCGGCGAGTACGCCACGTGGCTGGACGCCGAGCGTGTCGTCGTCAACGTCTATCAGCGATACCGCGAACTCGACCCGCAGACACCGCAATTGGAGGTCATGGCCCTACTGGTGATGCAGGCCGAGTGGTTCGCCAAGCGATCCGCGTAG
- a CDS encoding class I SAM-dependent methyltransferase produces MARTESDSWDLANSVGATATMVAAARAAATRRPQPVITDEFAEPLVRAVGLDVFTRLAAGELDSMDLEQGVGFSRMVDTFAARARFYDDYFAAAGQAGLRQVVIVASGLDSRAYRLRWPAGTTVYEIDQPEVIAFKTATLADIGAAPTAELRTVGIDLREDWPAALQAAGFDPDQPTTWLAEGVLIGFLPPEAEVRLLDAIIPLSGEGSRFAGDFGTVAPSTPEGQEQARLMTEGWRRLGLDLDVAGLAYPGEHTDVAAHLAANGWDTTTFRLTDLFSAAGLPELGPAEHQVPAATISFVRAVRV; encoded by the coding sequence ATGGCACGAACCGAAAGTGACAGCTGGGACCTGGCCAACAGCGTGGGAGCCACCGCCACCATGGTGGCCGCGGCCCGGGCGGCCGCGACCAGGCGCCCTCAGCCGGTGATCACCGACGAGTTCGCCGAACCGCTGGTGCGCGCCGTCGGACTGGACGTGTTCACCAGGCTGGCGGCCGGCGAACTCGATTCGATGGACCTGGAGCAGGGTGTCGGATTCTCGCGCATGGTGGACACATTCGCGGCCCGCGCCCGGTTTTACGACGATTATTTCGCCGCGGCCGGCCAAGCCGGGTTGCGCCAGGTGGTGATCGTGGCATCGGGCCTGGACTCGCGGGCCTACCGGCTGCGATGGCCGGCCGGGACGACGGTGTACGAGATCGATCAGCCGGAGGTGATCGCGTTCAAGACGGCGACGCTGGCCGACATCGGCGCCGCGCCGACCGCCGAACTCCGCACCGTGGGTATCGATTTGCGTGAGGACTGGCCTGCGGCGTTGCAGGCGGCGGGCTTTGACCCGGATCAGCCGACGACGTGGCTCGCCGAGGGAGTGCTGATCGGATTCCTCCCGCCCGAGGCCGAAGTCCGGTTGCTGGATGCGATCATTCCGTTGTCCGGCGAAGGCAGCCGCTTCGCCGGCGACTTCGGAACCGTCGCCCCGTCGACGCCGGAGGGGCAGGAACAGGCCCGGCTCATGACCGAGGGGTGGCGACGGCTCGGCCTCGATCTGGACGTCGCCGGCCTGGCTTATCCGGGTGAGCACACCGACGTCGCCGCGCACCTGGCGGCAAACGGCTGGGACACCACCACCTTTCGGCTCACCGATCTGTTCTCCGCCGCGGGCCTACCGGAATTGGGGCCCGCCGAACATCAGGTTCCCGCGGCCACGATCAGTTTCGTCAGGGCGGTGCGGGTCTAG
- a CDS encoding enoyl-CoA hydratase/isomerase family protein — protein MPAVTLERLEDNIACITLNRPERLNAIDGSLIDGVHEALDVLDGGEYRVAILTGAGRGFCAGADLSGTGQPWTQNKPTTPAFKVNYDAQVRLANLYTRIYEMDIPVIGAVNGVAVGGGLAFSLVCDIRVASEQARFGSVFIKAGFSSMDMGTSYLLPKIVGAGVARELMLTGRIIDAAEAYRIKLVHEVVAPDELMPAALELARSIAENNAYGVWQTKIGLNAALDAPSLRHAIEIENRTQILSGFTNNPVEAAMAHREKRAPKWDVL, from the coding sequence ATGCCCGCAGTGACACTGGAACGCCTCGAAGACAACATCGCTTGCATCACGCTGAACCGGCCGGAGCGCCTCAACGCCATCGATGGGTCGTTGATCGACGGCGTCCATGAGGCCCTGGACGTGCTGGACGGCGGTGAGTACCGGGTGGCGATTCTGACCGGTGCCGGACGCGGATTCTGCGCCGGCGCCGACCTGAGCGGCACCGGGCAGCCCTGGACGCAGAACAAGCCGACCACCCCGGCGTTCAAGGTCAACTACGACGCGCAGGTCCGGCTGGCCAACCTGTACACCCGGATCTACGAGATGGACATCCCCGTGATCGGCGCCGTGAACGGTGTCGCCGTCGGGGGCGGGCTGGCGTTTTCACTGGTCTGCGATATCCGGGTCGCCTCCGAGCAGGCCCGGTTCGGTTCGGTGTTCATCAAGGCGGGCTTCTCGTCGATGGACATGGGCACCAGCTACCTACTGCCCAAGATCGTCGGCGCCGGGGTGGCACGCGAACTCATGCTCACCGGTCGCATCATCGACGCGGCCGAGGCCTATCGCATCAAGCTGGTGCACGAGGTCGTGGCCCCCGATGAGCTGATGCCGGCCGCGCTCGAGCTGGCCCGCTCGATCGCCGAGAACAACGCATATGGCGTGTGGCAGACCAAGATTGGCCTCAATGCCGCACTGGACGCGCCCAGCCTGCGTCATGCCATCGAGATCGAGAACCGCACCCAGATCCTCAGCGGCTTCACCAACAACCCGGTCGAGGCCGCCATGGCGCACCGGGAAAAGCGCGCTCCGAAATGGGATGTGCTGTAA